In one window of Plasmodium cynomolgi strain B DNA, chromosome 13, whole genome shotgun sequence DNA:
- a CDS encoding ubiquitin fusion degradation protein (putative) produces the protein IQNCKKKKKKKGRRKKLSLFSFLQWSFTNFNNFLGRDFLNISEPFTEEYTCYPVSFIGKDDMENGNKIILPQTALNALARRHISWPMLFEVSNPYTEKRTHSGVLEFISDEGTCHMPYWMMQQLCLKEGDIVRVTSVSLPKGTFVKLKPCSTDFMELSNHRAVYSYMGSGLRGLETALRNYATLTIGDNIVIHYLGKTYEIKIVDLKPAFACTIIETDVEVEFEEPVDYNKSVQYVEEPVSVEESKFKGKGQRTDGKVCKTSKKDKVKQKPVENMEPWKDKLVGGVRVILQTTVQ, from the exons atacaaaattgcaaaaaaaaaaaaaaaaaaaaaggtagaaggaaaaaattgtctttATTCTCCTTTCTGCAGTGGAGTTTTaccaattttaataatttcctGGGAAGAGACTTTTTAAACATATCCGAACCGTTCACGGAAGAATACACTTGCTATCCTGTGTCATTTATTGGGAAAGATGACatggaaaatggaaacaaaa TTATACTTCCACAGACTGCTCTAAATGCCCTAGCTAGGAGGCACATTTCATGGCCAATGCTGTTCGAAGTTTCTAACCCCTACACG GAGAAGCGCACACACAGTGGGGTTCTGGAGTTTATTTCAGACGAGGGGACGTGCCACATGCCATACTGG ATGATGCAGCAGCTATGCCTGAAGGAAGGAGACATCGTGAGAGTCACCAGCGTTAGCCTACCCAAAGGCACATTTGTTAAACTGAAGCCATGCTCGACGGATTTTATGGAACTCTCCAACCACAGAGCTGTGTACAGTTACATGGGTTCAGGGCTAAGGGG CCTTGAAACGGCCCTGCGGAATTACGCCACCCTGACCATTGGCGACAATATTGTAATTCACTACTTGGGAAAGACATACGAGATAAAGATTGTg GACTTGAAACCCGCCTTCGCTTGCACTATTATCGAAACGGACGTCGAGGTTGAATTTGAGGAGCCAGTGGACTATAACAAAA GTGTGCAATATGTAGAGGAGCCCGTGTCCGTGGAAGAAAGC AAATTCAAAGGAAAGGGACAAAGGACGGATGGAAAAGTCTGTAAAACCAGTAAGAAGGATAAAGTCAAGCAGAAGCCTGTTGAAAATATGGAGCCGTGGAAGGATAAGCTAGTTGGAGGAGTCAGGGTAATCCTTCAAACGACCGTTCAATAA